Within Labrus bergylta chromosome 18, fLabBer1.1, whole genome shotgun sequence, the genomic segment tcttaaaggtgcagagatCCTCCTCcgtatttgtttttctatttgattACACAACTTTCTGTGGAATCGTTTGCCCTCGCGATCTGGCTGAATCATCTAGTGTGTGCGTTTGTTAGATTATAATGTTAAACATCAGTTGattctgtcctcatgtctgtggtctcccaTGTTTTTAAATTGGTTAAGATTTAATAATGGTCTCGTTTGCAGCCAGCCTAAATGTCTCAGCCCTGGATAAGATGATTAATAGCTgttcccttcaaaataaaacactgcaagTTGTTTACAATGCACAAGAAAACCATTTTTACAATCTAATGGGAGTGTTGGAAAGTTAGACTGAGTCTTAAGATTAATAGCGCGGTTACATCACATTAGAGCCTGTTCAAATGTAAACTCCACTGACCCTCACAGTCACAGAGCCTGCTGTGGTATGTGAGTACAGTCGACTCTCAGACCCCCCCAATTTCAGTTTATCCTAGTTTATCCGTCCAGTATGACTGCACACATTCCTGGCTGCACTCCAGCTGAAGGCGTCTTATTCATCCCCCTGCAGATGGTTCGCAGCAGAACGAGGGGGAAACGTGTGTTTTCTCTCGAGTATGTGTGAAGGCTGAGGCTCAGGGGAACCGCGGttgttctgtgttgtctgaggcTTTTTTAGTCTGTTTGGTCAGAATGTATGAGAGTGGGAGGGACTGCACACAAACAATGAGCTTTTCACATTTGTATCGCTGCATGAGAACAAAAACCAACTTCTTCAAGCACTTTGAATGGACTGTAACTTGCTCATAAAGGTGTTTGAAGACAGATGTGTTAATGCTGAGAATAACTGCCACGTACAAATTTGGGGATTTTGTCATTTCCCTCTGTTTGGCCTCGTTTGTATTCCTGCCTatcaaaaacacttaaaagcatttaaaaacaggaaatagtCAAAGAGACGATCAAATGTGGTTTAATCGCTGCAACATCATGCAAACAGGGGAATCAACCAGAGCAGGAATTTCACAGAGGCCAGAGAAACCATTGAGGTCATGTTCGCTGTGACCCTCAAAAAAATGATGTGTCCAGCGCCACAGCCACAGTGGCCTCGATACCccgtctttgtctttgtctttgtctttgtctttgtcctttCTTTACCAGTTGAGTAAAGGAAGTTCCCAGTTAGCAAACAAACTAGAAAAGACACTTATGCTGTTGTGTCATCCATTGCTTTGGTAGCAACACTGAGTCATCAAGCTAAAACGTTTTGTTACTGACAATTATTGTTGCctaatcatttttgttttccttttttttgtgtcaataTTTGTACATTTGAATCCTGGCCTATTGCTACAGAGCTCCCAAAGGCTCAGGCAAGAAAAAAGTGAATAACCTGTGCCCACAGAGTTGCAATCAGACcgcacagatttattttattttattttaaaggtttatttttgggctctttgtgcctttattagagcgATAGTacggtggatagagttggaaatcagggagagagacgcttggaggactacagcctctgtacatggggcgcgcgcaccaaccactgcaccaccagcgccccagaccGCACAGATTTTTCAAGTTTGTGCATCaattttcaaactgtttttaaacaGTGCTTTACAAAGCTGTGCACACAGTCTACAAATTCATCCCCACAGTTGACAAATCCTTTCACACCATTTATGAAACCATGCCCAcagatttacaaaaaaacactttttttcttacctgagcTTTCGGAGGCTCCGTGTTAATTTACACTGATGTAGGCAGTGTTTTCCTGCACAGCCCTCACTCAGACAGTTAGCAGGATATCCATATCATGCTAATAACAATGAGATTTTAAAGCTGCTGAATGGTGGTCATTGTGCTAAATGCTAAATAGCTGGGTTAGCTTTCTAATTGTGTTGTACATTGGTGGCCTGAAGTCTGTAACATGATCTAGTGGAGACTTGTGgaatttcaaaaatgtttttcaccgCTGACCCTCCGGTACTTCACCTGAAAGACGTGTATGTGTTCATCCCAGAGacgacagtgtgtgtgtgtgtgtgtgtgtgtgtgtgtgtcagcgtgtgtgtttgtgtatgcaggAGCCTGTGAGTGTTTGCATGTAGTCTCTCTCCTGTATGTGATGGAATTTGGCCGTCTCACTGTTGCAGACGTCTGAAAAGGCGAGCGGCCGAGAAGGTCTCCAGGTCAAAGGTTAATGTTTCAGCTGGTGGAAGGTACACTGTCTGAGAGAGAAACCCTCCGTCCACCTCCGCCTGCGCTCTGCTAACTGTAGACTGACAGTGGGTTTCCTGTTGGCGTAGAAAATAGATGACCACTTCCCTTCTCTCTAATATCACATCATTATGATGAGCAGCACGGGAATGGGTTTAGGATGCATCGGGTGGAGTTCTGTATTCTTTTCGTTCGTGTTTCTTTTGGCTTTTCTTTCATATTTCTACTGGCATAACACAGTGAAATATTAtctaaaatcctcttctccatgttcctctaactctaacatgtgtctctagtccgtctacaaaccccccaatgatgagaaaagtccatcctctccgtcttctgcctgctccacttttcagaaaatgtgtgctcaaacaggctgtttagagattttccttttatgacatcacaaagggcagtagcccctcccccaggtgggtgacactcccacagctaggtgtttgttctgccctctgagtctgccttctcaccgtaaacaataggacatggagcgagaaagcaccgagtacacccaagcccttccagagagggggcgtggtcagacacagctcatttacatatttaaaggtacagacacagaaacagcctgatctgagcagggctgaaatagaggggtttatagacatgatcaaatacaggatcagagtggatttagaacaagaaacttcacacacatgttttgaggagctctgagactttttttagACTctcacactaaccactagactaccAGCGCCCCAAGAGCATGCTTTCTGAGAGAAATAAATAACTTCTCTTTTTGGGTTCTTCAACTTCAAACGACAGTCACAGTCCTACTTCTGTTTCTGTTACACCGTTTATAAAGAATCCTGAATTCTATTCAAATTGAGCTCATACTGATAATCATCTGTAAATGTTCCTGTCTGGACCAGAGCAACAAAAAGCCTCGACTGCTCTGAGGAGGTTGAAGAACTTCCTCACATAGATTGTGTGTGATGTGAGATATAATCACATATCATCATGGCTGGATTATCACATCCAACTTTTTGTAATTTATCGACCTCCTCTCCTAACAAAAAGCGATGCTGTGCTGTGTTCAAATCAGTGTGGTAATCTGAGGTTAGTAGCATCGTTTACTaacaaacatgttaaagatCACGCTAAGGATGTTATAAACTACATGGTTAACTGTATATGGACACCCAAACTGCAGACCGATTAGTACCACGTCTCGTTCTAATCAGAGACGATGACTGAGGCTAACCAAACAAGAATGTGTTGAAAAGTGAGTCCACATACTTTTTGCTGTGCAGTTTATAAGAGTGGTCAGACGCATCCTCTTAAACCCTAACCCATGTACAGCAACTGTTGTTCCATGATTGTCCTCGTTGTCATGTTGTGTTCTCGTCTAACCCGTGTTTACCTTGCAGGCCGACATCCAAAGCTAAAGCTAACGCTAAGTCTAAACAGAGCAGCCCTGGCAAAAGGTAATCTGAGGATAAACTATTCAGTGGGTTCATTAAGGacccacacacatgctgcaTCTGAAATACTCACAAAAATGTTCATCCACCGATAAGACAATCTGAGGTACTTCTGATAAAGAGCTGGATGTGCATGACAACAGAAATAGTTTATTCTCTGAAACacatccacccccccccccccatcagagCTCCTGCGCTGCACATGTGGCAGGTTAGAAAGAACGCCATCATTCACACTAGAAACGTAACAAAGTACAGTTAACTCAAAgcaggttgattttttttgtacaatgtGTCAATACTTGATGTTATAAGTCCGCCGGGTTGTGAACACAGCTAATGCCCGTGTCTCCGCTCCCTGCAGGTTGTACCTGGAGCGTCAGAAGAGCTTCTTCCACGTTCACTCAGTGGCGTGCACGGGCTCCGAGGTCCACCTGGCCGCCTGCCAGCTGGAGTTCAGCAAACCTAACGCCACGTCCACCTGCCAGGGCGGCATGGCGGTCGTGGTCAGCTGCATGCCGGGGCCGCAGTTCATGCAAAACAGCGGATtgaaaaagaaacttaaaataTCGGTAAAGTATTCTTTGTCCTGAACTCACTTCATGAATCAGTCTCTGAGAGCGCTCTTAGTTTGGACTCTTCAGTTACTGTGAAATGTGTTCAGAAAGCATCAGAAAAAAGCTGGTTAGTGGACGTTCAGTCACATCTAAGTGTCCTGTAACGGTCGACCTTCTCACTTAAGTGTTAGTGGAATATTTTAATTAAGGTAAGGGGACGAAAATAAGGACAAATAGTAGCCCTTGAAATTGTCcttgagaccactttttgaaggtctcggaaTCGAAGGTATCTTTACTcggccttgtctcggtctcagactggactccagatttaaaatcaagaccaccgctgattggctatttttctacgtcattactgtgatgagaaggaaaacgcctctttctaaaaaaaatagataatttaaatgaattcatgatgtcatttttattcCCCGATTACTTCGGCAGCCTTCCCGGTGTTGCGGTCTAAGTGAGATACACGatgcacacaagatgaggatttcaCAGTGATATTTATcttcttggtcttgtctcggtctcgcccttccttggtctttatttatttatttacattggaTCCCCGTTAGGTGTTACCACAGTAACaactattcttcctggggtccaagTTCCTggggtcttggtcttgtctcggtctctgagcactctggtctcggtctcggttagtgtggtcttgactacaacactactgccaaaacacaaatgttatTTTGCATAGCTATCTTCATTACACAACCACAGAAACACATTAGCAGTAAACTGTAGAATCCCTCAGTTAAATAACCATAAATGGagattttaatgttgtttcatgTGTCTGCTTGTTGTCCAGAGCAACGTGAGGCTGAAGGGAGGAGCCAGGCTAGGCGAGGGTCGGGTGGAGGTGCTGAAAGACAACGAGTGGGGAACGGTGTGTGACGACCGCTGGAACCTTCAGTCAGCCAGCGTCGTCTGCAGAGAGCTCGGCTTCGGCACGGCCAAGGAGGCTCTGACGGGAGGCCGCATGGGACAAGGTAAAGGAAAGGGGGCACTTACCTTCAATTTAATCTGAGGAAATCTGTGGTTACAGTTCAGCTTTTAATGAATCTCTACTAGcagaatattacattttaaataagactgtaaataataagcAACGTATGGAAGAGGAAGTGGATCCAAAGGCTTCATCTGAGGCTCAGAGATATTGGCCGTTGCACATTCAGAGACTGAATCCCTCTAAAGGCCTCACAGGATGTGTTTGTTAGGGTCTTCAGACGGGAGTTCAGTCATCAGCTATTTATCTGCAGCCTGAGTTATCTCTCAGGTCATCACTTGACCTTGGAGAACTGATGGTCCGCACTCAACAAGTCCACATTCCTGAACGGGTTCTTCAGTTAGCGCTTATTTTAATAAGTAGAGGAATGCAGAGCATGAcgaaagaaaagacacaaagatgAGAATGAAAGGAAGAACGTTTTCTGACGACCCCTCAGAGAAAACTGATGTGCTGCTCATGTTTCTGATCATTCTGATGATGCACTACATCCCTGACTTAAATCCCCCCACACAGGTCAGtgttaaattaaaaagattTCTTCTGCGTGTGTTTTTGAGTCTTAAGTCTGTCGGGCTTTTTTCAGAGCCGATCTCCATCTGTGTTATTGCAGCGAGGCTGTGCACCATTTCATGTCTGAGTGAGGCCTTCGATTTTAAAGAGCCCATCTTCAGTTTGAGCACAGCTGGCCTCCACATGAGTGAGAGTAAATCACCACATGATTGGAACTCAAACACTTCATGTCAGAGTTTGAAAGAAAAGCTGAATAACTTTGTGTCAGCGGTAATGGGaataaaaacattgatgcaGAGTTTTAGGatcttttttgtgtcttttctggactcacacacacacactctaatatCACACACTTTCATATTAATTTCCTTGGTTGGCTGAAAACTGAGTAGAAGACTTTGGCAGAGAAGCTAATCTGACTCAGAGTTCTCCTCTAAAAGATGAAAGCAGGATGTAAGATTTCTTTTGAGTTTGGAGCAGCTGTTTGTGAACGCTCTTTATAAGAAACTGATCTGATTTCTGCTCAAATAAAACGTTCAACAGCTCTGATGAAACACCACATTTGGAGCTGCTCCAATAGAGAGAATTCCTTAAACACGCTGCGCCTGAATCACTTAAGGACTGGGAAACTTTTGTGCTCGCTGAAACTGTTGAAATGAGTCAAAAAGACGTCGTCTAAAgaagagcccgaccgattaatcgccCAATATTTGGATATCCAGTGACGATCAGTATCGGTTAATTGTATCGCAGATTTGCGctgatattactcgatttattcaaaccagtcaaacagcatttcatatGAGTTTAACCCTTGTATATTTTTGGCTGTGCCTAATGATTCCCTTAGCAAACAAAACGTCGGGTTGTGCGAGTGCTGTGGTGTCTGTTGAACAGTCACAGCGTAAcgttcaaatatttattttagtgGAGGTGTTGCCTCACTGGTGATTCTCTGAAGGTGTGTGAAGCTTTCAGGTAAACTGCCCTGAGTTTCCACTGACGGAGAAACAAGGCGTCTTTTGAGGAGCCGCTCTCAGAAGCACTGGGTGGGGATGTCGGctctctcgtgtgtgtgtgtgtacattttgatTTCTACCACAGAGGAAGTGAGTGGAGGAGACTCtaaggcagcagcagcagaactgcTCTGTGCTCCGACGGGTGTCAGACCACCACCTGGGCGAAAATGAGTCCAAGACACATTCCTTGAGATCCCTGAAGTCGGAAACTGAATTCTTCCTCAGTCACCGTGTAGTTCAGTGACCGGTAGAGATGGAGTGAGAGTTTAGAGGGTTTAAAGTAAAGCAGGGTGTTGCTGATAGAAGACATGCACACTCAGCAAACCTGCCTCAGGTTAAAAAGGAAAGCTGAGGTTTAGTTTCAAGAAGTCTTTAAGTCTATAAGGCTGAACTTAAGGTTCTGGTTTAGctcagaggctgcagtcctcgtCGCTCTCGTCACAGGTTGGACCCCGGGTTCAGACGCTGTTTGGTGCTTATCCtccctcagtctctctctccacatttACTCTCCCTCTGTAGCTTTGCTATCCAAATGTTGGCAAAATCCCAGAAAAGAAGGAACCTCACAGCCTTCAGTTCTCTGAAACTATTTTGGCTGTATTCTACACATATTACAGAATATAAAGAGTAGCCTACATCGTGGTTATCTCGATGACAAAGGGATTAGGGATGTTCTCAGGCGACTAATTTCCTTGTTTGTCAAATGGATATTTTAACCAACTAGTCTAAaggtaaaaaaacacagaaaggaacaaaaatgtagcacaatttatttaaaattgtctGCGGGTAAGTCATGTTTtttggtttgcagagtgtggctaacgttagcagcgCTAGCATCGCCAGCATtggtcctccctgcaggttaacaCCCACTTGCCTATGAATGTGTGGTTTCTCATTGCTCCAGTCGATATGCCAGTTTCATTGATGTATTTTTATCTCAGTTTTCCAGAACAAAATACGCTGCTACTGTGAGATtctttctgttcactgtgcttgtttacatccgggtAGTAGAGCAAGGAGAGCAGATCTATTACCCAGAGCTACAGCTCTGGTTTTACAAAcaagtttattgttttttttactttccagctgctctctgtctctctcactgtatttatgtatctgtgtgtccaGGAATGGGTCCAATCTACATGAACGAGGTGAAGTGTCTGGGTCTGGAGAAGTCCGTCTggaactgtccctttaaaaacatcacatccGAGGACTGTCAGCACATGGAGGACGCTGCAGTCCGCTGCAACGTGCCCTACCTGGGACTGGAGAACTTGGTCAGAGCGAAAACGTCTCACTGaaatttttcttcttcattttttattaacttgaGAAAAGTCAGAAAGTTGTGCCAGCTTTGCAGGAAATGATGAATGTTACATGTGAAATATAAGCtgcattacatttgttttatagTTATTCTACTTtataaatgttctgttttactgtttttagattttgtatttcttaatAAGTTGGTGCTTTGCTGCTCTGGAGGAGTTGTTGGTTTGCACAAACATTTTAGATTTAGAGCTGCTACTCACACCCAATACTTCTGTGCTGTCACAAAAACAGTTACATCATTTATTATTCTCTAAGGCCGGGTATACACTGTGTGATTCAGGCCGATTCTGACCCGTACAACTCAATTTCTGCCCGATCATGCATTGTTTACTGTGCAGTGTTTAAAGAGGCACAAGTCCCGATCTGCTGCTCCTGACCAGTCAGgtgatttttaaattgttttacatattttaaaagtttgatcGTACATCTTGCACACACTTGGCaatgagagcagagccacaagATGATTCCCAAACGTTAGGGCTTTTGTTCCTCATTCTCATTCTCAGGCAGCAgctgaaatcaccatggcaacagcaggttgcatgtttgttttgatgtttcttcCTCCTCCCGTCGCCAAAGACATGAACGCTGAGAAGCAATGGCCAGGAAAAAGCTGCAGATCTCCAGCTGACGATTTAGCTGCTAGTTagcttttgtttgtctgttggtGACGCTGAGTGTTTGTTCATGTGAGAGCGTGAGAGCCTTTTTGAAGGTGTTTCTATTTGAGCTGTTATGAGACCAAAGAAATACACATAAATTAGATCTGAACGATTCAGTCCAACTGTGTGAGCTGACATTTCACCTTGACTTGTATACAGCTGTACGGTGTATTCCCGGCCTTAGCTAATAGTCTCATTGCTTGAAACCTAAAACTGTTGCAGGGAATAAATAGTTTTTGTGACAGCAGTGATTTCCTTTTAACATAGAGTATTACTAGTTGGGGAGTTTGCATTTTACCAGATCATGCTCTTCCATGTCTCACATAGATACACTGACAGGATAAAAACTCTGAAAGGGTTCAGGTTCATCTCATGGATACTTAAAATGATGATTTGAAACCATGACTAACACAAACAAGAACCTCATGACAGAGTTTTTATCCAGCCCGGTCTCGTGTATCTATGCTCTGCTGTGTGCTCTCTAACCCCCTCGGCCTCACACAGATAAGAATCACAGGCGGTCGGACCCGCTACGAGGGTCGTCTGGAGGTGCTGAGCACAGACTCGAACGGGACGCAGAGCTGGGGTCTGATCTGTGGAGAGACCTGGAGCACCAAGGAGGCCATGGTGGCCTGCAGGCAGCTGGGCTTGAACTACGCTAACCAGGGCCTGAAAGTAGGTCGTTAACACCAAAGACGGCAAAAAACTCAGAGCTGCTATCTGACATATGAACACATGATGTACTGTCACACTCACTCAGAACACTTCCTGTTCTCATTAACCTCCATACTACAACGTTAAAGTTTGATTCATTTTGGAAACGTACTCAAACACATCTGAAAGTCTGACAGTACATTAAAGGTTCCATATGGACTCGATGCTTCTTTCCTTCATGGAGAAACACGACACTGTTTCTGGTCTCCTCTTTGTgggcagacaaacacagacacacatgaagTTTCtaatcaaactaaaaaaaaaagaagccactCACCACTAAAGCCAAGTGGTGACCTCATCTGGAAACCACGCTGACATTTTCCACGTCTAGAAAAAGTCTAACCAAAACCAAACCACCACTCCAACAAAACCTCCTCCCCCTGCTGCAGGACGGCACAGGGACACAATGAGAGTTAGAGCGCAGACAGTTGACAgacaggacaggaagtgtgtgtccCCTCACTGACTCCCAGCAGGACGTTTTCTGCAGATCCGGATAGTGGGCGGCCGCAGCACTTATGAGGGCCGGGTGGAGGTTCAGGTGGGGTCCAAGTGGGGCACAGTGTGCAGCACAGGCTGGACCACAAAGGAAGCCATGGTGGTTTGCAGGCAGCTAGGGCTCGGCTACTCCATGCATGCCATCACTGTAAGTAGAACCGAACATGAAGAGATTCTTTCTACAATGAGACGtaaatcattttctttcccgcaggacaaaaaaatagaatcacataaaacataaaattacACAGACGAGTGTGTTATCAACCACCAGGTCAAATTTCAGTGATTGACATTCAGTgatagtttataaaatcaagtTTCAAAATCATGCTGTGGGCGTGTCCGTTGgatttgctttgtttaaatactCAACCAGGACTCTCGGCTGCAGGCTGCTCTCGTCTCTTAGCTTCAGTGTTGGCTGTTCTaccttttcttatttttgtgcattattcacagaaaaataaaaatgttttcatccatcagtgtatgatgttggacaaattaagtttttagacaaaacaacaacaaaaataatgggAACAGATTAACCAAGACCATCAGCCAAGAAAtaaccaaacagaaaaaaaaagaagaagaaaaacagaaagatttGATCAGCAATCTGTGAAATAAATAGAGGATACAGAAAATCAGCCTCCGATAATCGTCCAGGTCAACAATCAGTCAAGCCCTAACTTAAAGGCTAGTAAGAGCAAGAAACTTAACTTGACGCTGATGTATTTAGGTTCAGACTCTTTAAATATTAGCTCCATAAATGATCCAAAATACTTAAGTTAACTGGAATATTCATAACTGGTTTACAGTTACATTTATAGTAGTGTGGAAATGAGAAGCTGTCCAAGTTTTTTTCCTCCAGTGATCATAAAGTCAGCCTCACACTGTGTCCTCAGAGAGCAGCCAAACATGACTCATCAACATCTGGTTCTCTCTGCAGCAGTTTCATAAAAACTCACTGGTTCTTTCCTGATCGATTGcactttgtttgcatgtttgtttccttgttgtttggtttttaagGAGACGTGGTACTGGGACAGCAGCAATGTGACCGACATGGTGATGAGCGGGGTGAAGTGCACGGGGAACGAGATGTCTCTGAGTCAGTGTCAGCACCACAAGACGCTCAGCTGCCAGAAGTCTGCGGCAAAGTTTGCAGCAGGAGTCATCTGTTCTGACAGTGAGTGACGGCGGCAGAGACTGACCAACGCCAcactttgagattttaaaaCACGTCTTGTTGGGTTTTCTTCTCTGATTATGGATTGACTTGAAATGATctcacttttactttttaaatactGTGTAAAAAGTAAGGTTGTCAAAAGGTTGTTATGTCCTGTCTAGGGGAGGTTCAGACACATCATGCAAAAAGACCCAAATtggggggcgctggtagcctagggGTTTATTGCATGCACCCAAATGAACGCAGGTATtagtgcagactgcagacacatcctgtttcattttcatgATTGGATCCACACATTTTGTGTagaatatcagaatcagaatcagaatctgggtttattgccaagtacatttacacatacaaggaatttgacttggtgtattggtgctaaacaattaacaaggaaataaagcagaactaacaacaacttaaataacacagaATAAGAAGacattacaatatataaaatagaatttaaaaatgtcaaatataaaaaataaaaaaaagaatcctcaagcaggcagcccgggttctaaaccgacctgtggctcctttcctgtatgtcattccccactctctctctctccctgatttctgactccatcctgTTTCTAAATAAAGTCCTCCTTTTGTTTTATCAGAGCCTCCCCTGAGGTCTTTGGCGCCCCCCCTAGGTTGATAACCAACGTGTTAAGATCTGACTGGTTCTTGCAGGCTGAGCAGCCTTATGTTTAATGACATAAAACATAATCCTCCTTTAATCCCGTTGCTCCCAGCGGCCTCTGACCTGGTCCTGAACGCCCCTCTGGTCCAGCAGACTGTTTACATCGAAGACCGTCCTCTGCACATGCTCTACTGCGCCGCCGAGGAGGACTGTCTGTCAAAATCTGCAGCCAAAGCCAACTGGCCCTACGGACACCGACGCCTGCTCCGCTTCTCCTCGCAGATCCACAACATCGGCCGCGCCGACTTCAAACCCAAGGCCGGGCGCCACTCGTGGATCTGGCACGCCTGTCACGGGTAACTTTGTCTAAAGTCTAAAGTTTGAGTACGTCGTCGTTCACCAGAGGAGACTCATAATGAcaacatgttctctgtgttctgcaGACACTACCACAGCATGGATATTTTTACACACTATGATCTGCTGAACTCAAACGGTACCAAAGTGGCAGAAGGACACAAAGCCAGTTTCTGTCTGGAGGACACAGACTGTCAAGAGGGTGAGTCTGGGACTTCACCGTAAGTCTGTTAGCTCTTTTAGGAACAGATTGGATTGAGATGACAAATCTTTACTGTCCTCCAGGAGCAATTTGGTTTGCAGCAGAAGTCCACACAGGCAAcacatgaagaaacacacacagacataaaaacatCTAAGAGACGACCCCACGGCTGTCATCATGATAGACTGAGTGAGACATGAGACATTTAGTCCAACAGTCCATAATATAAGAATAAAGGCAACAATGCCAACAGCTTGATCGGGTAAATGACCTgagattctacaattcacttatcagactcttttatccaaagtgacgt encodes:
- the loxl3b gene encoding LOW QUALITY PROTEIN: lysyl oxidase homolog 3B (The sequence of the model RefSeq protein was modified relative to this genomic sequence to represent the inferred CDS: inserted 1 base in 1 codon) encodes the protein MKSRHRQQLAFSLLFGLWLPCCLAQTTPSSTTASPAPTPSPSSPSPQPQTERLKVRLAGFPRKHNEGRVELFYKGEWGTICDDDFSITNANVLCRQLGFVSATGWTHSAKYGKGQGKIWLDNVQCSGGERSIDVCKSRGWGNSDCTHDEDAGVVCKDERIPGFVDSNVIDAHVDENKIEVVRLRPVVAVAKKKMPITEGVVEVKYKDGWAQICDQGWTIKNTRVVCGMLGFPHERKVNKNFYKRLKRRAAEKVSRSKVNVSAGGRPTSKAKANAKSKQSSPGKRLYLERQKSFFHVHSVACTGSEVHLAACQLEFSKPNATSTCQGGMAVVVSCMPGPQFMQNSGLKKKLKISSNVRLKGGARLGEGRVEVLKDNEWGTVCDDRWNLQSASVVCRELGFGTAKEALTGGRMGQGMGPIYMNEVKCLGLEKSVWNCPFKNITSEDCQHMEDAAVRCNVPYLGLENLIRITGGRTRYEGRLEVLSTDSNGTQSWGLICGETWSTKEAMVACRQLGLNYANQGLKIRIVGGRSTYEGRVEVQVGSKWGTVCSTGWTTKEAMVVCRQLGLGYSMHAITETWYWDSSNVTDMVMSGVKCTGNEMSLSQCQHHKTLSCQKSAAKFAAGVICSDTASDLVLNAPLVQQTVYIEDRPLHMLYCAAEEDCLSKSAAKANWPYGHRRLLRFSSQIHNIGRADFKPKAGRHSWIWHACHGHYHSMDIFTHYDLLNSNGTKVAEGHKASFCLEDTDCQEGESGTSPRLSFNMKCHLCVSRHDIDCQWIDITDVRPGNYILQIVINPNQEVAESDFTNNGMKCNCKYDGHRIWLHNCHVGDAFSEEAERRFEXYPGQLNNQVS